From the genome of Candidatus Nitrosocosmicus oleophilus, one region includes:
- a CDS encoding Lrp/AsnC family transcriptional regulator, with amino-acid sequence MPTAYVLLNCDLGSESEIIKKIKQVPEVIEVNGVFGVYDIIVRISSDNMDKLREIITWQIRKIDKVRSTLTMIVIEGQSR; translated from the coding sequence ATGCCAACTGCTTATGTATTGTTAAATTGTGATCTAGGATCTGAGAGCGAGATTATTAAGAAAATTAAACAGGTTCCAGAAGTAATTGAAGTGAATGGAGTGTTTGGAGTTTATGATATTATAGTTCGAATATCATCTGACAACATGGACAAATTAAGAGAAATTATTACCTGGCAAATTCGGAAAATAGATAAAGTTCGATCCACCTTGACGATGATAGTTATTGAAGGACAATCACGTTGA
- a CDS encoding site-specific integrase translates to MGSNPTPRAYLGYLYDNFKSNDNTNDFRTTHLAHETILGFEEEDKNRTISEKIYSITKSCSKPYFNKILIELYNHNTENANTVCDYLISEETEINIKNSTKEGRIKILVWLSVFHENKKLFSKMSKQDILSFLNNLRRPVSEDPTQRWVGSYNGRQIILNKFFRWLYNPQEPNQSQRITPECMIGIKQLPRKEKTPYSPSDLWEPLEHTIFLRYCPNVRDRCYHALANDMSARPHEILNLKIKDIIFKKTKDNKQYAEVLIKGGKTKSRTVPLIDSIPYVKELINLHPTGSNPDSWLFVSKPNTAFGSKLTLDGLTYQYKYFYKIRFFPRLLEDQTVPEADKALIRNLITKKWNLYVLRHSALTQKSQILKEHVLRDHAGWSMSSKMPQTYIHYFGNESAKSLLQYKGILDPQDKENDNTTLRPRQCPNCNEPNKLHSKFCVKCRMVLTYDSYSEVRNEDRQKIDKLEKDMGLMKEGMNKILLLIQQNNDLANVKPEVLQTVIEKE, encoded by the coding sequence GTGGGTTCGAATCCCACTCCCCGCGCTTATCTTGGGTATTTGTACGACAATTTTAAAAGTAATGACAATACAAATGACTTTAGAACGACACATTTGGCGCACGAAACTATTCTCGGTTTTGAGGAAGAGGATAAAAATAGAACAATATCTGAAAAAATATACTCCATAACAAAGTCCTGTTCAAAACCGTACTTTAACAAGATTTTGATTGAATTATATAATCATAACACCGAGAATGCAAATACTGTTTGTGATTATCTAATTTCAGAAGAAACGGAAATCAATATAAAAAATTCTACAAAGGAAGGAAGAATCAAAATCCTTGTCTGGCTTTCGGTATTCCATGAGAACAAGAAATTGTTTTCTAAAATGAGTAAACAAGATATTCTCTCATTTCTAAATAATTTGAGAAGACCTGTTTCTGAGGATCCAACTCAAAGATGGGTAGGGTCATACAATGGTAGACAAATTATTCTAAATAAATTTTTTAGGTGGCTGTATAATCCTCAAGAACCAAACCAATCTCAAAGGATCACGCCAGAATGCATGATAGGTATTAAACAGTTGCCGCGAAAGGAAAAAACTCCCTACTCCCCTTCAGACTTATGGGAACCTCTAGAACATACTATTTTTTTAAGATATTGTCCAAATGTTAGGGATCGGTGCTATCACGCACTAGCTAATGATATGTCGGCCAGACCTCATGAAATCTTGAACCTAAAAATTAAGGATATAATTTTCAAAAAGACCAAGGACAATAAACAGTATGCTGAAGTCCTAATCAAGGGAGGAAAAACCAAGTCACGGACTGTACCTCTCATTGATTCAATTCCCTATGTAAAGGAATTGATCAACTTGCATCCTACAGGGTCAAATCCTGATTCCTGGTTGTTCGTATCAAAACCCAATACAGCATTTGGATCTAAACTTACTCTCGATGGGCTGACTTATCAGTACAAATATTTCTATAAAATAAGGTTTTTTCCCAGACTCTTGGAAGATCAAACAGTTCCTGAAGCTGATAAGGCGTTAATCCGGAACCTGATTACTAAAAAATGGAACCTATATGTCTTGCGACATTCCGCGCTCACTCAAAAATCGCAAATCCTAAAGGAGCACGTCTTAAGAGACCACGCGGGATGGTCGATGTCAAGTAAAATGCCACAAACATATATTCATTATTTTGGTAATGAATCTGCAAAATCTCTTCTACAATATAAAGGGATACTTGATCCCCAAGACAAGGAAAATGACAACACTACCCTACGACCTAGACAGTGCCCTAATTGTAACGAACCTAATAAACTGCATTCAAAATTTTGTGTAAAATGCAGAATGGTTTTGACTTATGATTCCTATTCAGAAGTAAGAAATGAAGATAGACAAAAGATCGACAAACTTGAAAAAGATATGGGATTAATGAAAGAAGGAATGAACAAGATCCTTTTGCTTATTCAACAAAACAATGACTTAGCAAATGTAAAACCAGAAGTCTTACAGACAGTAATAGAAAAGGAGTAA
- a CDS encoding DUF7557 family protein produces MATIVIEKDTRSRLRKTGTKDQTYDDIINRLLDISIKSPTDFTESAEQERR; encoded by the coding sequence ATGGCTACTATAGTTATTGAGAAGGATACTCGAAGTAGATTACGCAAGACGGGCACCAAAGATCAGACGTATGATGACATAATAAACAGGCTCTTGGATATATCGATAAAAAGTCCAACTGATTTTACAGAATCAGCTGAACAGGAACGTAGATAG